Proteins co-encoded in one Setaria viridis chromosome 9, Setaria_viridis_v4.0, whole genome shotgun sequence genomic window:
- the LOC117836861 gene encoding uncharacterized protein: MGRAARRVRGSALAALAVALVLGVVVEARFLETQNLGGGGGFGGGAGFGGGSGLGGGGGLGGGGGAGGGFGGGLGHGGGLGGGFGGGKGGGLGVGSGLGGGGGFGGGGGAGGGLGEGLGHGGGLGGGAGGGFGSGGGLGGGAGGGLGGGAGAGGGLGGGAGGGLGGGAGGGLGGGGGLGGGAGGGLGGGAGGGLGGGSGLGGGTGGGLGGGAGGGLGGGSGLGGGAGGGLGGGAGGGLGGGSGLGGGAGGGLGGGAGGGVGGGGGFGGGGGSGVGGGFGGGKGFGGGLGGGSGGGFGAAGGAGGGAGGGFGSGAGGGGGLGGGGGVGGGFGKGSGGGAGLGGGGGGGFGGGGGIGGGHW, translated from the coding sequence ATGGGGAGGGCGGCGAGGCGTGTGCGGGGCTCGGCGCTCGCAGCATTGGCCGTGGCGCTGGTCCTCGGGGTGGTCGTAGAGGCGCGGTTCCTTGAGACCCAGAATttgggcggcggtggtggtttCGGTGGAGGTGCTGGTTTTGGTGGTGGTTCTGGgcttggtggaggtggtgggcttggaggaggcggcggcgcgggtggtggGTTTGGAGGAGGGCTCGGCCATGGAGGAGGTCTTGGTGGAGGGTTTGGAGGTGGAAAAGGTGGAGGTCTAGGCGTGGGGAGTGGTCTTGGTGGAGGAGGTGggtttggtggtggtggcggagcgggTGGCGGGCTTGGCGAAGGGCTTGGACATGGCGGCGGCcttggtggtggagcaggaggcggcttCGGTAGCGGTGGTGGACTAGGAGGTGGAGCCGGAGGTGGCCTCGGCGgaggtgccggtgccggtggtggcctaggcggtggtgctggaggAGGCctcggtggtggtgctggaggaggccttggtggtggtggcggccttggtggcggtgctggtggtggattgggaggtggagctggaggtggTCTTGGTGGAGGCAGCGGTCTTGGAGGCGGTACTGGTGGTGGACtgggaggtggagctggaggtggTCTTGGTGGAGGCAGCGGTCTTGGAggcggtgctggtggtggactgggaggtggagctggaggtggTCTTGGTGGAGGCAGCGGTCTTGGAggcggtgctggtggtggaCTGGGAGGTGGAGCTGGTGGCGGTGTTGGTGGAGGTGGGGGttttggaggtggtggcggctcTGGAGTAGGTGGTGGCTTCGGGGGAGGCAAAGGTTTTGGTGGAGGCCTTGGTGGAGGTAGCGGTGGGGGTTTCGGTGCTGCtggtggagcaggaggtggTGCTGGAGGAGGGTTTGGCAGTGGtgctggaggtggtggtggcttgggcggcggaggcggtgtcGGGGGAGGGTTCGGCAAAGGTTCTGGAGGAGGTGCTGGCTtgggcggtggaggtggtggaggtt
- the LOC117836519 gene encoding phytochrome B — protein MASGSRATPTRSPSSARPAAPRHAHHHHHSQSSGGSTSRAGGGGGGGGGGGGAATAATESVSKAVAQYNLDARLHAVFEQSGASGRSFDYSQSLRAPPTPSSEQQIAAYLSRIQRGGHIQPFGCTLAVADDSSFRLLAFSENAADLLDLSPHHSVPSLDSAAPPPVSLGADARLLFSPSSAVLMEGAFAAREISLLNPLWIHSRVSAKPFYAILHRIDIGVVIDLEPARTEDPALSIAGAVQSQKLAVRAISRLQALPGGDVKLLCDTVVEHVRELTGYDRVMVYRFHEDEHGEVVAECRRDNLEPYLGLHYPATDIPQASRFLFRQNRVRMIADCHATPVRVIQDPGLSQPLCLVGSTLRAPHGCHAQYMANMGSIASLVMAVIISSGGDDEQTTRGGISSAMKLWGLVVCHHTSPRFIPFPLRYACEFLMQAFGLQLNMELQLAHQLSEKHILRTQTLLCDMLLRDSPTGIVTQSPSIMDLVKCDGAALYYHGKYYPLGVTPTESQIKDIIEWLTVCHGDSTGLSTDSLADAGYHGAAALGDAVCGMAVAYITPSDYLFWFRSHTAKEIKWGGAKHHPEDKDDGQRMHPRSSFKAFLEVVKSRSLPWENAEMDAIHSLQLILRDSFRDVAEGTSNSKAIINGQVQLGELELRGINELSSVAREMVRLIETATVPIFAVDTDGCINGWNAKIAELTGLSVEEAMGKSLVNDLIFKESEEIVEKLLSRALRGEEDKNVEIKLKTFGPEQSKGPIFVIVNACSSRDYTKNIVGVCFVGQDVTGQKVVMDKFVNIQGDYKAIVHNPNPLIPPIFASDENTCCSEWNTAMEKLTGWSRSEVVGKLLIGEVFGNICRLKGPDALTKFMVVLHNAIGGDDYEKFPFSFFDKNGKYVQALLTANTRSKTDSKSIGAFCFLQIASAELQQAFEIQRQQEKKCYARMKELAYICQEIKNPLSGIRFTNSLLQMTDLNDDQRQFLETSSACEKQMSKIVKDASLQSIEDGSLVLEKGEFSLGSVMNAVVSQAMILLRERDIQLIRDIPDEIKDASAYGDQYRIQQVLSEFLLSMVQFAPAENGWVEIQVRPNVKQNSDGTNTALFMFRFACPGEGLPPDIVQDMFSNSRWSTHEGIGLSTCRKILKLMGGEVQYIRESERSFFLIVLELPQPRPAARREIS, from the exons ATGGCGTCGGGCAGCCGCGCCACGCCCACGCGCTCCCCCTCCTCCGCGCGGCCCGCGGCGCCGCGTCacgcgcaccaccaccaccactcgcAGTCGTCGGGCGGGAGCACGTCCCGCgcgggcgggggagggggaggaggtggcggcgggggcggcgcggccacAGCGGCCACGGAGTCGGTCTCCAAGGCCGTGGCTCAGTACAACCTGGACGCGCGCCTCCACGCGGTGTTCGAGCAGTCGGGCGCGTCGGGCCGCAGCTTCGACTACTCCCAGTCGCTGCGCGCGCCGCCCACCCCGTCCTCCGAGCAGCAGATCGCCGCCTACCTTTCCCGCATCCAGCGCGGCGGCCACATCCAGCCCTTCGGCTGcacgctcgccgtcgccgacgactCCTCCTtccgcctcctcgccttctCCGAGAACGCCGCCGACCTGCTCGACCTGTCGCCGCACCACTCCGTCCCCTCGCTCGactccgcggcgccgccccctgtctCCCTGGGTGCCGACGCGCGCCTCCTCTTCTCCCCCTCGTCCGCGGTCCTCATGGAGGGCGCCTTCGCTGCGCGCGAGATCTCGCTGCTCAACCCGCTATGGATCCACTCCAGGGTCTCTGCCAAGCCGTTCTACGCCATCCTCCACCGCATCGACATCGGCGTCGTCATCGACCTCGAGCCCGCCCGCACCGAGGACCCCGCGCTCTCCATCGCCGGTGCAGTCCAGTCCCAGAAACTCGCGGTCCGCGCCATCTCCCGCCTTCAGGCGCTACCCGGCGGGGACGTCAAGCTGCTCTGCGACACTGTCGTGGAGCACGTCCGCGAGCTCACGGGTTACGATCGTGTCATGGTGTACAGGTTCCATGAAGACGAGCACGGGGAAGTTGTTGCTGAGTGCCGGCGCGATAACCTTGAGCCGTACCTCGGGTTGCATTATCCCGCCACAGATATCCCCCAGGCGTCCCGCTTCCTGTTCCGACAGAACCGGGTGCGAATGATTGCCGATTGTCATGCCACGCCGGTGAGAGTCATTCAAGATCCTGGGCTGTCACAGCCTCTGTGTTTGGTTGGCTCTACGCTGCGCGCCCCACACGGGTGCCATGCGCAGTACATGGCGAACATGGGTTCCATTGCATCACTTGTTATGGCGGTCATCATTAGCAGTGGTGGTGACGATGAGCAAACAACGCGCGGCGGCATCTCATCGGCAATGAAGTTGTGGGGGTTggttgtgtgccaccatacatCGCCACGGTTTATCCCTTTTCCATTGAGGTATGCTTGTGAGTTTCTCATGCAGGCCTTTGGGCTGCAACTCAACATGGAGTTGCAGCTTGCGCACCAGCTATCGGAGAAGCACATTTTGCGAACACAAACGCTGTTGTGTGACATGTTACTGCGTGATTCGCCAACTGGCATTGTCACACAGAGCCCTAGCATCATGGACCTTGTGAAGTGCGATGGGGCTGCACTTTATTATCATGGGAAGTACTATCCATTGGGTGTCACTCCCACTGAGTCTCAAATTAAGGATATTATCGAGTGGTTGACAGTGTGTCATGGGGACTCAACAGGCCTCAGCACAGATAGCCTGGCTGATGCAGGCTACCATGGTGCTGCTGCATTAGGTGATGCCGTGTGTGGAATGGCAGTAGCCTATATTACGCCAAGTGATTACTTGTTTTGGTTCCGGTCACACACAGCTAAGGAAATCAAATGGGGTGGTGCGAAGCATCACCCAGAGGATAAGGATGATGGTCAGAGGATGCACCCGCGGTCATCATTCAAGGCATTTCTTGAAGTAGTTAAAAGCAGAAGCCTACCATGGGAGAATGCAGAAATGGATGCAATACATTCCTTGCAGCTCATATTGCGCGACTCCTTCAGAGATGTTGCGGAGGGCACTAGTAACTCAAAAGCCATTATCAATGGACAAGTTCAGCTTGGGGAGCTAGAATTGCGGGGTATAAATGAGCTTAGCTCCGTAGCAAGAGAGATGGTCCGGTTGATAGAGACAGCAACAGTCCCTATATTTGCAGTAGATACTGATGGATGTATAAATGGTTGGAATGCAAAGATTGCCGAGTTGACAGGCCTTTCAGTTGAGGAGGCTATGGGCAAATCACTGGTAAATGATCTTATCTTCAAGGAATCTGAGGAGATAGTCGAAAAGTTACTCTCGCGAGCTTTAAGAG GTGAGGAAGACAAAAATGTGGAGATAAAGCTGAAGACATTTGGGCCAGAGCAATCAAAGGGACCAATATTTGTTATTGTCAATGCTTGTTCCAGTAGAGATTACACAAAAAATATTGTTGGTGTCTGTTTTGTTGGACAAGATGTCACAGGACAAAAGGTGGTCATGGATAAATTTGTCAACATACAAGGGGATTACAAAGCTATTGTACACAATCCAAATCCTCTGATACCCCCAATTTTTGCGTCAGATGAGAATACTTGTTGTTCAGAATGGAACACAGCCATGGAAAAACTTACAGGATGGTCGAGAAGTGAAGTTGTTGGTAAGCTTCTTATTGGAGAGGTATTTGGAAATATTTGTCGACTTAAGGGCCCAGATGCATTGACAAAGTTCATGGTTGTCCTTCACAATGCTATAGGAGGAGACGATTATGAGAAGTTCCCTTTTTCATTTTTCGACAAGAATGGAAAGTATGTGCAGGCCTTATTGACTGCCAACACAAGGAGCAAAACGGATAGTAAGTCCATTGGGGCCTTTTGTTTCTTGCAGATTGCAAGCGCCGAATTACAGCAAGCCTTTGAGATTCAGAGACAACAAGAAAAGAAGTGTTATGCAAGGATGAAAGAATTGGCCTATATTTGCCAGGAGATAAAGAATCCTCTTAGTGGCATCCGATTTACCAACTCTCTGTTGCAGATGACTGATTTAAATGATGACCAGAGGCAGTTCCTTGAAACTAGCTCTGCTTGTGAGAAACAGATGTCCAAGATTGTAAAGGACGCCAGTCTCCAAAGTATTGAGGATGG CTCTTTGGTGCTTGAGAAAGGTGAATTTTCTCTTGGAAGTGTCATGAATGCTGTTGTCAGCCAAGCAATGATATTGTTGAGAGAGAGGGATATACAGCTTATTCGGGATATCCCTGATGAAATCAAGGATGCATCAGCATATGGTGATCAATATAGAATTCAACAAGTTTTGTCTGAATTCTTGCTAAGCATGGTGCAGTTTGCTCCAGCGGAAAATGGCTGGGTAGAAATACAAGTCAGACCAAATGTAAAACAAAATTCTGACGGAACAAATACAGCGCTTTTCATGTTCAG GTTTGCCTGTCCTGGCGAGGGCCTTCCCCCTGACATCGTACAGGATATGTTCAGCAATTCTCGCTGGTCAACCCATGAAGGCATTGGGCTAAGCACATGCAGGAAGATCCTCAAATTAATGGGTGGTGAAGTCCAATACATTAGGGAGTCCGAGCGGAGTTTCTTCCTCATCGTCCTCGAGCTGCCCCAACCTCGGCCAGCAGCTAGGAGAGAAATCAGTTGA